From Spodoptera frugiperda isolate SF20-4 chromosome 27, AGI-APGP_CSIRO_Sfru_2.0, whole genome shotgun sequence, a single genomic window includes:
- the LOC118263714 gene encoding uncharacterized protein LOC118263714 produces the protein MYSKLIIVLATLCLANASVVINVFDDDPDIGLKSPDKDCNPTACDQLCRRLKFPGGVCVNGRCKCDNFRSENEAVSEISPSDFEALSSLGDDLENGFAANHCSSSAACDRLCRSLKLPGGACVYGRCKCNTDPISEDAVLELSPSDLEGFSAIEDEPLSEDEEAERSSCSLSACEQYCHRLKLPGGTCVNGRCKCDKFLREQVELENEYSANDCNPTACDQLCRRLKFPGGACDNGRCKCDNFRSSEDAVLELSPSDLEAFSSIEDEPLSEAEEAERSSCSLSACEQYCHRLKLPGGTCVNGRCKCDKFLREQVELENEYSANDCNPTACDQLSRRLKFPGGACVNGRCKCDNFRSSEDAVLELSPSDLEAFSSIEDEPLSEAEEVERSSCSLSACEQYCHRLKLPGGTCVNGRCKCDKFLREQDELENEYSANDCNPTACDQLCRRLKFPGGACVNGRCKCDNFRSSEDAVLELSPSDLEAFSSIEDEPLSEAEEVERSSCSLSACEQYCHRLKLPGGTCVNGRCKCDKFLNEQDGINVSAESPKDLICVRHECEKQCRKIGFPGGACFVTDISTSVCRCNDASFETRVEIFTPDVPEVTPAKLTADSCDLRSCSFICRTMKLARGACIAGRCQCFLPAGLVDANSAPVLEPEKNQSHGKCRQGLCNLICHKLKYDSGECVENKCKCSKNGGHVFVTGSEKVNTTLFLEPAKNQTHKCRQGLCDLVCRKLKFKRGECVDNKCKCYRDGAKTDNDMPVSKFSEDLTKVKCTKRVCDRMCRSLDYKGGNCKNGKCWCYGRPKKPARLMLEDTENEEQERINQDVSLEEDENDLLMAERAKVKCTKGVCNRMCRSLDYKGGNCKGGKCWCYGPPKKPARSIVEDADGEEEKEISLDDATEKAPPMSNVLTEEEKEVSQDETTEKAPPMSNVLNEEEKEVSQDETTEKDASSSQARVADRNNCNLSACEQLCRRLNLSGGTCVNRRCACII, from the exons ATGATTTGGAGAATGGGTTCGCGGCAAACCACTGCAGCAGTTCCGCCGCCTGTGACCGGCTCTGCCGTAGCCTCAAGTTGCCTGGTGGGGCTTGTGTCTATGGCCGCTGTAAATGTAACACTGACCCTATCTCTGAAG ATGCAGTTTTAGAATTGTCGCCGTCTGACTTAGAAGGTTTCTCTGCAATCGAAG ACGAGCCCCTATCTGAGGATGAAGAAGCTGAGAGAAGCAGTTGTAGCCTTTCTGCCTGCGAGCAATACTGCCACAGACTCAAGCTGCCCGGTGGTACCTGTGTGAACGGACGCTGCAAGTGCGACAAGTTCCTTAGAGAGCAAG ttgaaTTAGAGAATGAGTATTCGGCAAACGACTGCAACCCCACCGCCTGTGACCAGCTCTGCCGTAGACTCAAGTTCCCTGGTGGTGCTTGTGATAACGGTCGCTGCAAATGTGACAATTTCCGTAGCTCTGAAG ATGCAGTTTTAGAATTATCGCCGTCTGACTTAGAAGCATTCTCTTCAATCGAAG ATGAGCCCCTATCTGAGGCTGAAGAAGCTGAGAGAAGCAGTTGTAGCCTTTCTGCCTGCGAACAATACTGCCACAGACTAAAACTGCCCGGTGGTACCTGTGTGAACGGACGCTGCAAGTGCGACAAGTTCCTTAGAGAGCAAG ttgaaTTAGAGAATGAGTATTCGGCAAACGACTGCAACCCCACCGCCTGTGACCAGCTCAGCCGTAGACTCAAGTTCCCCGGTGGTGCTTGTGTTAACGGCCGCTGCAAATGTGACAATTTCCGTAGCTCTGAAG ATGCAGTTTTAGAATTATCGCCGTCTGACTTAGAAGCATTCTCTTCAATCGAAG ATGAGCCCCTATCTGAGGCTGAAGAAGTTGAGAGAAGCAGTTGTAGCCTTTCTGCCTGCGAGCAATACTGCCACAGACTCAAGCTGCCCGGTGGTACCTGTGTGAATGGACGCTGCAAGTGCGACAAGTTCCTTAGAGAGCAAG atgaATTAGAGAATGAGTATTCGGCAAACGACTGCAACCCCACCGCCTGTGATCAGCTCTGCCGTAGACTCAAGTTCCCCGGTGGTGCTTGTGTTAACGGTCGCTGCAAATGTGACAATTTCCGTAGTTCTGAAG ATGCAGTTTTAGAATTATCGCCGTCTGACTTAGAAGCATTCTCTTCAATCGAAG ATGAGCCCCTATCTGAGGCTGAAGAAGTTGAGAGAAGCAGTTGTAGCCTTTCTGCCTGCGAGCAATACTGCCACAGACTAAAACTGCCCGGTGGTACCTGTGTGAACGGTCGTTGCAAATGTGATAAGTTCCTTAATGAACAAG ATGGCATTAACGTCTCAGCTGAGTCACCAAAAGATTTAATTTGCGTCCGTCATGAATGTGAAAAACAATGTCGCAAAATTGGCTTTCCGGGTGGTGCTTGTTTTGTCACGGACATAAGCACTTCTGTCTGTCGATGCAACGACGCCTCTTTTGAAACAAGAG TTGAGATATTTACACCTGACGTACCTGAAGTGACACCAGCAAAGCTTACTGCTGACAGTTGTGACCTCAGGTCTTGTTCGTTCATTTGTCGAACAATGAAATTGGCCCGTGGAGCTTGCATCGCCGGCCGCTGTCAATGCTTTTTACCAGCAG GTTTGGTTGACGCAAACTCCGCTCCCGTTCTGGAACCAGAAAAGAATCAAAGTCACGGTAAATGCAGACAAGGATTGTGTAACCTGATCTGTCACAAACTCAAGTACGATAGTGGTGAATGTGTCGAGAACAAATGCAAATGTTCCAAAAATGGAG GTCATGTCTTTGTAACAGGTTCAGAGAAAGTAAACACTACATTATTTCTGGAACCAGCAAAGAATCAAACTCACAAATGCAGACAAGGATTATGCGACTTGGTATGCCGCAAACTGAAGTTCAAGCGAGGCGAATGTGTCGATAACAAATGCAAATGCTACAGAGATGGag CCAAGACTGACAACGATATGCCTGTATCGAAATTCTCAGAGGACCTTACCAAGGTCAAGTGTACCAAACGCGTATGCGACCGCATGTGTCGCTCACTAGATTACAAAGGTGGTAACTGCAAAAATGGTAAATGCTGGTGCTATGGTCGACCCAAAAAGCCAG CTCGATTGATGCTAGAAGACACCGAAAATGAAGAACAGGAACGAATTAACCAGGACGTCAGCTTAGAAgaag ATGAAAACGATCTCCTCATGGCTGAACGCGCAAAAGTCAAATGTACCAAAGGCGTATGCAACCGCATGTGTCGTTCACTAGATTACAAAGGGGGTAACTGTAAAGGTGGGAAATGCTGGTGCTATGGTCCACCTAAAAAGCCAG CTCGATCCATCGTAGAGGATGCCGAtggagaagaagaaaaagaaataagccTGGACGATGCTACAGAAAAag CTCCTCCAATGTCCAATGTCCTCAccgaagaagaaaaagaagtcAGCCAAGACGAAACCACtgaaaaag CTCCTCCAATGTCCAATGTCCTCAacgaagaagaaaaagaagtcAGCCAAGACGAAACCACtgaaaaag atgcAAGTTCATCTCAAGCTAGAGTAGCTGATCGAAACAATTGTAACCTTTCTGCCTGCGAGCAACTCTGCCGCAGACTCAACCTGTCCGGTGGTACCTGCGTGAACAGACGCTGCGCATGCATTATTTAA